A stretch of DNA from Feifania hominis:
AACCGGTTCAAAAGCGTAGCTGGTTTAGTAGGTTCTTTGGGGACTAAACAGAACGACAAATCGGGAATTTGTGGAGGTAAAATATAGATGAATCAAGGTAGAATTATTGTAATCACAGGTGCGCCGGGGACAGGAAAAACTACAACGGCATCTGTTGTTGCAAAAGAATCAGATTTGGAAAAGTCTGTGCATATGCACACAGATGACTTTTATCATTATTTGAGTAAAGGGGCAATACATGAACAAAAATATAAAATATTCTCAAAACTTTTTAACGAGTGAAAAAGTACTCAACCAAATAATAAAACAATTGAATTTAAAAGAAA
This window harbors:
- a CDS encoding zeta toxin family protein; the protein is MNQGRIIVITGAPGTGKTTTASVVAKESDLEKSVHMHTDDFYHYLSKGAIHEQKYKIFSKLFNE